The Tautonia rosea genome includes a region encoding these proteins:
- a CDS encoding type 1 glutamine amidotransferase domain-containing protein, whose translation MEQIKGKRVAVLVEKFYEDLELWYPVLRLREAGCNVTIVGPKAGESYASKHGYPAKSDVAAADVKAEDFDAIIIPGGYSPDHMRRCQPMIDLVTKAAHQGKVLAAICHGPWMLCSTKAIKGRKLTGFFAIRDDVENAGAIWEDAACVRDGNIVTSRTPNDLPEFMMGIFDAMIEASAR comes from the coding sequence ATGGAACAGATCAAAGGAAAGCGCGTCGCAGTCCTGGTGGAGAAGTTTTACGAAGATCTGGAACTCTGGTACCCGGTCCTCCGACTTCGAGAGGCGGGTTGCAACGTCACGATCGTCGGACCCAAGGCCGGCGAGTCTTACGCCTCGAAGCATGGGTATCCGGCCAAGTCTGACGTGGCCGCGGCTGATGTGAAGGCTGAGGACTTCGACGCGATCATCATTCCCGGCGGTTACTCGCCCGATCACATGAGACGTTGCCAGCCCATGATTGATCTGGTGACGAAGGCCGCCCACCAGGGGAAGGTGCTGGCCGCGATTTGCCACGGCCCGTGGATGCTCTGCTCGACGAAGGCGATCAAAGGGCGCAAGCTGACCGGGTTTTTCGCCATCCGAGACGACGTCGAGAATGCCGGGGCCATCTGGGAGGATGCCGCCTGCGTTCGAGACGGAAACATCGTGACCAGCAGGACGCCGAACGACCTTCCCGAGTTCATGATGGGCATTTTCGATGCAATGATCGAAGCGAGTGCTCGCTGA
- a CDS encoding M56 family metallopeptidase: MIAMVDRLGLWLLDLGSVTAVWLSLVMITMMACRQPVQRRAVARVGVLGALSLGPLMLLPIETIEGFIPRSALLAPVANVFGWVVVPLGLLSRLLTLGYLISVAAGIGWLLLGVLASRHLIQTARPASAWATKEYARLLISEHPAMRPRLCVSAKLGRPALIGEFRPMILLPEGWDQPGPGSADRLRMVLRHELAHAEHHDSRFVWLSTLLQAVWFPMPPAWWIRRRLLLDQEVLADDLAARKLGTPGRAYAASLVELAGGGRPHPIRATPTAQSDGRRRAPQVSPLVLRVAMLLQCPFPIQQKVPIWWRIAMPGMMVMVLFALSRFSLFDDRKASPPQLTETPTSPFHLLELEVYPDLENDPLRLPAPLPEAFELSALLRAKPADLGQIGIAGYRLGLPKQLPDTAQGTPDVWHHVRLQVEGSTVRLWIDDQPVTTTPDPAASGQWLTIRPPPGGSLQLRDLILSPSEPTRSADGTA, encoded by the coding sequence ATGATCGCAATGGTCGATCGCCTGGGGCTCTGGCTGCTCGACCTCGGAAGCGTCACGGCGGTCTGGCTCTCACTCGTGATGATCACGATGATGGCCTGTCGCCAACCCGTGCAGCGGAGAGCCGTGGCCAGGGTCGGCGTTCTCGGAGCACTGAGTCTCGGGCCCTTGATGCTGCTCCCGATCGAGACGATCGAAGGGTTCATCCCTCGATCTGCCTTGCTGGCTCCGGTGGCCAACGTGTTTGGTTGGGTAGTGGTTCCGCTGGGCCTCCTGAGTCGCCTGCTCACCCTTGGCTATCTGATCAGTGTCGCGGCAGGAATCGGCTGGCTCCTGCTCGGCGTTCTGGCGTCGAGACACCTGATCCAGACCGCTCGACCTGCCTCTGCCTGGGCGACCAAGGAGTACGCCAGGCTCTTGATCTCGGAACACCCGGCGATGCGTCCACGCCTCTGCGTCTCCGCAAAACTCGGACGTCCGGCCTTGATCGGTGAGTTCCGTCCCATGATCCTTCTGCCGGAAGGATGGGACCAACCAGGCCCCGGATCTGCCGACCGGCTCCGGATGGTCTTGCGTCACGAACTGGCCCACGCAGAGCACCACGATTCACGCTTCGTTTGGCTTTCGACCCTTCTGCAGGCCGTCTGGTTTCCGATGCCCCCGGCCTGGTGGATTCGTCGGCGGCTTCTCCTCGATCAAGAAGTCCTGGCCGACGATCTGGCCGCTCGGAAACTCGGCACACCTGGTCGGGCCTATGCGGCCTCACTCGTCGAACTCGCGGGCGGAGGCCGGCCTCACCCCATCCGGGCCACTCCTACGGCGCAATCGGATGGACGGAGACGGGCCCCACAGGTCTCTCCGCTCGTGCTTCGGGTCGCAATGTTACTGCAATGCCCGTTCCCAATTCAACAGAAGGTCCCGATATGGTGGCGCATCGCCATGCCAGGCATGATGGTGATGGTCTTGTTCGCTCTCTCTCGATTCTCGCTGTTCGATGATCGCAAGGCTTCGCCGCCGCAGCTGACCGAAACCCCGACGAGTCCGTTTCATCTACTCGAACTTGAGGTATATCCCGACCTCGAAAACGATCCTCTCCGGCTCCCCGCACCGTTGCCGGAGGCCTTCGAGCTCTCCGCATTGCTCCGAGCCAAACCGGCCGACCTTGGCCAGATTGGCATTGCCGGCTATCGGCTCGGCCTGCCCAAGCAATTGCCCGACACCGCCCAGGGCACCCCTGACGTCTGGCACCACGTGCGTCTTCAGGTTGAAGGATCGACCGTCCGACTCTGGATCGACGATCAGCCCGTCACCACAACGCCCGATCCGGCAGCATCCGGACAATGGCTCACCATTCGCCCTCCACCCGGTGGCTCCTTGCAGCTCCGTGATCTGATCCTCTCCCCATCCGAGCCAACCCGATCTGCGGACGGAACCGCCTGA
- a CDS encoding BlaI/MecI/CopY family transcriptional regulator: MRKVQMVTDRELEILKVLWAKGRASVREVQDELVKESGPVAYSTVQTLLNIMEEKKGLVSHVVEGRTFIYVPLKSPERTIRDLTRRFVDRVFDGALDRTLVALLDSKPPTAEEFDRLRAMLDEAQRQGSPMISSQNHSD; this comes from the coding sequence ATGAGAAAGGTCCAGATGGTCACCGATCGCGAGCTCGAGATCCTCAAGGTTCTCTGGGCCAAGGGACGTGCCAGCGTCCGAGAGGTGCAGGACGAGCTGGTCAAGGAAAGTGGGCCGGTCGCCTACAGCACGGTTCAAACCCTGCTGAACATCATGGAAGAGAAGAAGGGACTGGTCAGCCACGTCGTCGAGGGACGAACATTTATTTACGTGCCGCTCAAGTCTCCGGAACGAACGATCCGCGATTTAACGAGACGTTTTGTCGATCGCGTCTTCGACGGCGCACTCGACCGAACACTCGTCGCGTTGCTCGACTCGAAACCGCCGACGGCCGAGGAATTCGACCGGCTCCGAGCGATGCTTGACGAGGCTCAACGCCAGGGCTCGCCGATGATCAGCTCGCAGAATCATTCGGATTGA